One Motacilla alba alba isolate MOTALB_02 chromosome 15, Motacilla_alba_V1.0_pri, whole genome shotgun sequence DNA segment encodes these proteins:
- the GAS2L1 gene encoding GAS2-like protein 1 isoform X5 yields MADPSHIQSAASKSIRPFRSSEEYLEAMKEDLAEWFNTLYDLDIQVDTFLESLETGCHLCRHANNVNRTALDFQERHPEAAARMRVPQNEVVFQAKNVVPGSFIARDNVSNFIQWCRQDLGIQDVLMFETNDLVLKKNEKNFVLCLLEVARRGSKFGMLAPMLIQMEEEIEEEMRDQMADGALGTRRESRDPQAGAFPGRARPITLGDLKNLDELVREILGCCSCPSQFPMVKVSEGKYKVGDSNTLIFVRVLRSHVMVRVGGGWDTLEHYLDKHDPCRCAALSHRLPQPRTPGMSPQKAAPGTSSSRASSPSIPRRPRPPPTGPQPRGDPPKPPRQEGLPPRGGAPCSGSPSRSPAEPRGAGTLRPRAPARSRRCSGDSDSSAASAQSGPRRPPARRDPAEPPAPGSPRASRSPGRGSAPLLLIRRRPDGQHSWARAEPPAAGPGPAGSLGGRRDPRPGPGDPEELARRLRAPRWLEPGQEQRLFQRLEEEFLANTRLLEQLGDAESAPPAPPGTADSAYCSSSSSSSSLNVFAKHGLPAEDGRRGGSSDGNNNGNDEGNDGGCPPLPSNPSPADARRRSTFSSSSDESCCFPASWDNRDTPGNPGSDTDWATGEDELMEVEEGPGPGVPAPPPRPWAKPRLDTQPHKTPSRIPTPRGYGAGAHRAPNGTPRAWGALQSIPSSLLEPPWAPREREGLDDNAWP; encoded by the exons ATGGCCGACCCCAGCCACATCCAGTCGGCCGCCTCCAAGAGCATCCGCCCCTTCCGCTCCAGCGAGGAGTACCTGGAGGCCATGAAGGAGGACCTGGCCGAGTGGTTCAACACCCTCTACGACCTGGACATCCAGGTGGACACCTTCCTGGAGAGCCTGGAGACGGGGTGTCACCTCTGCCGCCACGCCAACAACGTCAACCGCACCGCCCTGGACTTCCAGGAGCGGCACCCCGAGGCGGCCGCCCGCATGCGCGTGCCCCAGAACGAGGTGGTGTTCCAGGCCAAGAACGTGGTGCCCGGCTCCTTCATCGCCCGCGACAACGTCTCCAACTTCATCCAGTGGTGCCGGCAGGACCTGGGCATCCAGGACGTGCTCATGTTCGAGACCAACGACTTGGTGCTGAAGAAGAACGAGAAGAACTTtgtcctctgcctgctggaggtGGCCAGGAGGGGCTCCAAGTTCGGCATGCTGGCCCCCATGCTGATCCAAATGGAGGAGGAGATCGAGGAGGAGATGAGGGACCAAATGGCCGACGGCGCGCTGGGCACGCGCCGGGAGAGCCGGGACCCCCAGGCGGGCGCCTtccccggccgggcccggcccaTCACCCTGGGCGACCTCAAGAACCTGGACGAGCTG GTGCGGGAgatcctgggctgctgctcctgcccctcgCAGTTCCCCATGGTCAAGGTCTCAGAGGGGAAGTACAAAGTGGGCGACTCCAACACGCTCATCTTCGTCCGA GTGCTGCGGAGCCACGTCATGGTGCGCGTGGGCGGCGGCTGGGACACCCTGGAACATTACCTGGACAAGCACGACCCGTGTCGCTGTGCTGCCCTCT CTCACcgcctgccccagccccgcacCCCGGGCATGTCCCCCCAAAAAGCAGCTCCCGGCACCTCCTCGTCCCGCgcctccagccccagcatcccccggcgcccccggccccccccGACcggcccccagccccggggggaCCCCCCGAAGCCCCCCAGGCAGGAGGGTTTGCCCCCCCGCGGGGGTGCCCCCTGCTCCGGCAGCCCCTCCAGGAGCCCCGCGGAgccgcggggagcggggacGCTCAG GCCGCGCGCCCCCGCGCGCTCCCGGCGCTGCTCGGGCGACAGCGACTCCTCGGCCGCCTCGGCGCAGagcggcccccgccgccccccggcccgccGGGACCCCGcggagcccccggccccgggctccccccgcgcctcccgcagccccgggcgCGGCTCCGCGCCGCTGCTGCTCATCCGCCGCCGGCCCGACGGGCAGCACTCGTGGGCGCGGGCGGAGCCCcccgcggccgggcccggccccgcggggagcCTCGGAGGGCGGCGCgacccccggcccggccccggggacCCCGAGGAGCTGGCGCGGAGGCTGCGGGCCCCGCGCTGGCTGGAGCCCGGGCAGGAGCAGCGGCTGTTCCAGCGGCTGGAGGAGGAGTTCCTGGCCAACACgcggctgctggagcagctgggggacGCGGAGAGcgccccccccgcgccccccggcaCCGCCGACTCGGCATACTGCTCCTCGTCATCCTCGTCTTCCTCCCTGAACGTCTTCGCCAAGCACGGGCTGCCCGCCGAGGacgggcggcggggcgggagcaGCGACGGGAACAACAACGGGAACGACGAGGGGAACGACGGCGGCTGCCCCCCGCTGCCGTCCAACCCCAGCCCGGCAGATGCGAGGCGCCGCTccaccttctccagctcctccgacgagagctgctgcttcccggCCTCCTGGGACAACCGGGACACGCCGGGGAACCCCGGCTCCGACACCGACTGGGCCACCGGGGAGGACGAGCTGATGGAGGTGGAGGAGGGCCCCGGGCCGGGGGtccccgcgcccccgccgcggcccTGGGCCAAGCCCCGGCTGGACACGCAGCCCCACAAGACGCCCTCCCGGATCCCCACGCCCCGCGGCTACGGGGCAGGCGCCCACCGAGCCCCGAACGGCACCCCCAGGGCCTGGGGCGCCCTGCAGAGcatcccctcctccctcctggaGCCCCCCTGGGCCCCGCGGGAGCGCGAGGGGCTGGACGACAACGCGTGGCCCTGA
- the GAS2L1 gene encoding GAS2-like protein 1 isoform X4: protein MADPSHIQSAASKSIRPFRSSEEYLEAMKEDLAEWFNTLYDLDIQVDTFLESLETGCHLCRHANNVNRTALDFQERHPEAAARMRVPQNEVVFQAKNVVPGSFIARDNVSNFIQWCRQDLGIQDVLMFETNDLVLKKNEKNFVLCLLEVARRGSKFGMLAPMLIQMEEEIEEEMRDQMADGALGTRRESRDPQAGAFPGRARPITLGDLKNLDELVRHALPWEPCAWVREILGCCSCPSQFPMVKVSEGKYKVGDSNTLIFVRVLRSHVMVRVGGGWDTLEHYLDKHDPCRCAALSHRLPQPRTPGMSPQKAAPGTSSSRASSPSIPRRPRPPPTGPQPRGDPPKPPRQEGLPPRGGAPCSGSPSRSPAEPRGAGTLRPRAPARSRRCSGDSDSSAASAQSGPRRPPARRDPAEPPAPGSPRASRSPGRGSAPLLLIRRRPDGQHSWARAEPPAAGPGPAGSLGGRRDPRPGPGDPEELARRLRAPRWLEPGQEQRLFQRLEEEFLANTRLLEQLGDAESAPPAPPGTADSAYCSSSSSSSSLNVFAKHGLPAEDGRRGGSSDGNNNGNDEGNDGGCPPLPSNPSPADARRRSTFSSSSDESCCFPASWDNRDTPGNPGSDTDWATGEDELMEVEEGPGPGVPAPPPRPWAKPRLDTQPHKTPSRIPTPRGYGAGAHRAPNGTPRAWGALQSIPSSLLEPPWAPREREGLDDNAWP, encoded by the exons ATGGCCGACCCCAGCCACATCCAGTCGGCCGCCTCCAAGAGCATCCGCCCCTTCCGCTCCAGCGAGGAGTACCTGGAGGCCATGAAGGAGGACCTGGCCGAGTGGTTCAACACCCTCTACGACCTGGACATCCAGGTGGACACCTTCCTGGAGAGCCTGGAGACGGGGTGTCACCTCTGCCGCCACGCCAACAACGTCAACCGCACCGCCCTGGACTTCCAGGAGCGGCACCCCGAGGCGGCCGCCCGCATGCGCGTGCCCCAGAACGAGGTGGTGTTCCAGGCCAAGAACGTGGTGCCCGGCTCCTTCATCGCCCGCGACAACGTCTCCAACTTCATCCAGTGGTGCCGGCAGGACCTGGGCATCCAGGACGTGCTCATGTTCGAGACCAACGACTTGGTGCTGAAGAAGAACGAGAAGAACTTtgtcctctgcctgctggaggtGGCCAGGAGGGGCTCCAAGTTCGGCATGCTGGCCCCCATGCTGATCCAAATGGAGGAGGAGATCGAGGAGGAGATGAGGGACCAAATGGCCGACGGCGCGCTGGGCACGCGCCGGGAGAGCCGGGACCCCCAGGCGGGCGCCTtccccggccgggcccggcccaTCACCCTGGGCGACCTCAAGAACCTGGACGAGCTGGTGAGACACGCGCTCCCCTGGGAGCCCTGCGCCTGG GTGCGGGAgatcctgggctgctgctcctgcccctcgCAGTTCCCCATGGTCAAGGTCTCAGAGGGGAAGTACAAAGTGGGCGACTCCAACACGCTCATCTTCGTCCGA GTGCTGCGGAGCCACGTCATGGTGCGCGTGGGCGGCGGCTGGGACACCCTGGAACATTACCTGGACAAGCACGACCCGTGTCGCTGTGCTGCCCTCT CTCACcgcctgccccagccccgcacCCCGGGCATGTCCCCCCAAAAAGCAGCTCCCGGCACCTCCTCGTCCCGCgcctccagccccagcatcccccggcgcccccggccccccccGACcggcccccagccccggggggaCCCCCCGAAGCCCCCCAGGCAGGAGGGTTTGCCCCCCCGCGGGGGTGCCCCCTGCTCCGGCAGCCCCTCCAGGAGCCCCGCGGAgccgcggggagcggggacGCTCAG GCCGCGCGCCCCCGCGCGCTCCCGGCGCTGCTCGGGCGACAGCGACTCCTCGGCCGCCTCGGCGCAGagcggcccccgccgccccccggcccgccGGGACCCCGcggagcccccggccccgggctccccccgcgcctcccgcagccccgggcgCGGCTCCGCGCCGCTGCTGCTCATCCGCCGCCGGCCCGACGGGCAGCACTCGTGGGCGCGGGCGGAGCCCcccgcggccgggcccggccccgcggggagcCTCGGAGGGCGGCGCgacccccggcccggccccggggacCCCGAGGAGCTGGCGCGGAGGCTGCGGGCCCCGCGCTGGCTGGAGCCCGGGCAGGAGCAGCGGCTGTTCCAGCGGCTGGAGGAGGAGTTCCTGGCCAACACgcggctgctggagcagctgggggacGCGGAGAGcgccccccccgcgccccccggcaCCGCCGACTCGGCATACTGCTCCTCGTCATCCTCGTCTTCCTCCCTGAACGTCTTCGCCAAGCACGGGCTGCCCGCCGAGGacgggcggcggggcgggagcaGCGACGGGAACAACAACGGGAACGACGAGGGGAACGACGGCGGCTGCCCCCCGCTGCCGTCCAACCCCAGCCCGGCAGATGCGAGGCGCCGCTccaccttctccagctcctccgacgagagctgctgcttcccggCCTCCTGGGACAACCGGGACACGCCGGGGAACCCCGGCTCCGACACCGACTGGGCCACCGGGGAGGACGAGCTGATGGAGGTGGAGGAGGGCCCCGGGCCGGGGGtccccgcgcccccgccgcggcccTGGGCCAAGCCCCGGCTGGACACGCAGCCCCACAAGACGCCCTCCCGGATCCCCACGCCCCGCGGCTACGGGGCAGGCGCCCACCGAGCCCCGAACGGCACCCCCAGGGCCTGGGGCGCCCTGCAGAGcatcccctcctccctcctggaGCCCCCCTGGGCCCCGCGGGAGCGCGAGGGGCTGGACGACAACGCGTGGCCCTGA